The segment AACTCAATCAACCCATAAATTGCTAGCGGCTTTCTCTCAAGCTTCTATGATTCACGTAAAAGGTGAGTTTGACAAAGAGTCGTTTAACGAAGCGTTCATGATGCACACTTCGACATCTCCTCAATACGGTATTGTTGCTTCAACTGAAACAGCTGCAGCGATGATGAGAGGCAATACTGGTCGTAAATTGATGCAAGACTCAATTGACCGCGCAATTCGATTCCGTAAAGAGATCAAACAACTGGGTGCTGAAAGTGACAGCTGGTTCTTCGATGTATGGCAACCAGACAACATTGACACAACAGAATGTTGGAAACTGGATCCAAAAGACAACTGGCATGGCTTCAAGAATATGGATGATAACCATATGTATCTTGACCCAATCAAAATCACACTACTGACTCCAGGGATGAGTAAAGATGGTGAGCTAGAAGAGTCAGGTATTCCAGCGTCACTTGTTGCCAAATTCCTTGATGAACGTGGTATTGTGGTAGAGAAAACAGGTCCATATAACCTATTGTTCTTGTTCTCTATCGGTATCGATAAATCAAAAGCAATGCAACTGCTACGTGCACTAACAGACTTCAAACGTGGTTTCGATTTGAACCTGTCAGTACGCAATATGTTGCCAGCGCTATACCAAGAAGATCCACATTTCTACAAAGACATGCGCGTGCAAGAGTTGGCTCAAGCTATCCACGACTTGACCAAAAAATACAACTTGCCAGAGCTGATGTACAAAGCGTTTGACGTACTACCAGAAATGAAAGTAACACCACACGCAGCATGGCAAGAAGAGTTAAGAGGCAATGTTGAGGAGATTAAACTGGAAGAGATGGTGAATCGCGTCAGTGCGAATATGATCCTTCCTTACCCACCAGGTGTGCCTCTAGTTCTTCCAGGTGAAATGGTAACTGAAGAGTCTCGTCCAGTACTGGACTTCTTGGAAATGCTTTGTGAAATCGGTGCCCATTACCCAGGCTTTGAAACTGATATTCACGGTGTGTACCAACAAGACGATGGTAGCTACACAGTTAAAGTTCTAAAAAACTAATGAGATAGATTGATGAAGCGAGTGATTACGCAATGCATGCTCCAATCACACGGCAGAAATCGTCAACTACCCGCAAATGGGAGTACACAATAAAAGCTTTTAAAGCCAAGTATTTGCAAGGAGAGTCCCAGCATTTTTGAAGACACGGAACGTCTTTTCTTCCCAAGCACGCCTCATGGCGTGCTTTTTTACATTTGTTACGAATGCAAAGAATGTAAATTTCAATGCTAATGATATTAATTATCACTTATATTCTCCCCCGAAATGAAAAGCAGTCGCAGTGGGACTGTTAATAAAAAATCGGAGAATAAGATGTTTACTAAGAGCCAGCTAGCGCTTGTGATTGGCGCTGTATTAGCTGCTCCTGCAATGGCAGAGAGTGTACAAACTGATGAGCACATGGTTGTGGAAGGTCGCGAGTACGGTTACAAAGCCGATACCAACTCAACGGCAATGCGTATGGAAGCAACCCAGCTTGAAACTCCTGGGCAAGTTGCAGTTATTGGTGAACAACTTATTGATGAACAACGTGCAAGCACGCTAGGCGACGTACTGAAAAACGATGCGAGTGTAAGTGCTGGTGGTACAGACCGTAACCGTGAGCGTTTCTCACTGCGTGGTTTTGAGCTAGATAGTTCAAGTGGCTTCCTACGTGATGGTCACCAGCAGTGGTCTCACTACCGTCAGCCAATCGAACTGCTCGAGCGTGTTGAAGTGGTAAAAGGTCCTTCTGGTTTACTATTTGGTAAATCTGCACCTGGTGGTCTAGTTAACATGGTTTCGAAAAAGCCAACTTACGATACCCAAGTTAACGTTAGCCAAGATGTAGGTTCAAACGACCACACTCGCACAGTGGTTGATGTTAGCGGTTCGTTGAACGAAGCGGAAACTCTGCGTGCTCGCGCTGTACTGGCAAAAGAGAGTTACAGCTCTTGGCGCGAATACGGTGATGGCTCAAAACCACAAACAGAACGTTTCGTGGGTGGTTTATTTGTTGATTACGACATCAACGATGATGTGATGGTTTCTGTATACCATGATTACACTAACGATGATGGTGGCGTAGATTCTGGTGCGCTATTTATTGATGGCAAGCGCTACGGCAGCCGTGAACATATCTGGGATGCTCAATGGTCTAACATTGAAAATACCGTAGAAAATACAGGTATCACCATTAATGCGAATCTAACAGACAACTGGTCGACAACGACGGGCTTTAACTACCAAAGCTATGAGCGTCACGACGTAGAGAGTTTCCCTGATTTCGGCAAACTAGAATCAGACGGCACAGTAACTCACGGCGGTGCAGATCGTACGGATAAATGGGGTTTCCGCACAGCGTATTTCGACCTGAAAGGTGATGTTGAGTTTCTTGGCGCAGACCACCAACTATTGTTTGGTTCTAACTGGTTAGGTTACCGCTATGACCGTTACCAAGGCAGCTTAGTGGCGCAAGATGTAGCACCGGGTGATACTGTAGGTAGCCCTGAGTGGAATACGGCTAAGAAGCCAACAGACACGTACAGTGAATACGAAACATGGGGTTTCTATGCACAAGATATGATCACGCTGAATGATCAATGGCAAGTACTGGCGGGTGTGCGTTTTGATCGTAAAGTGGCGAATGGTGTAGCGGAAGAATATGTATCTCCTAAATTTGGCGTGATTTACCACCCAGCAGATAATGGTAGCGTGTACTTTAGTTACTCTGAAAGTTTTGAGCCGCAAGGTATGGTGACTTCTGGTCGTACCGTTTACGCTAACGATGGTGAACTGCTAGATGCAGCAACGGGTATTTCTTACGAAGTGGGTACCAAGTGGGAGCTAATGGATGGCTCGCTATTCGTATCAGGTGCACTATTCGACATTACTCAAGAAAACATCATCCTAGATGTCGAAACCGATACTGCGAATGTATACGAGCGCACACAAGATGGTGAGCAACACCACCGCGGTGCAGAGCTAACTGCGCAAGGTCTAGTAACAGAGTCACTAAGCATTACGGGTTCAGCGATGTATTTGGACGCTGAAATTACTAATCACGCGACCTATGCAGGTAATCGTCCGGCAGATGTACCAGAGTTTGCTGCAAGTATTTGGTCAAGCTATGCAGCGACTGAAAACGTGGATATGAATCTTGGTCTTGTTTACGAAGGTTCACGTTACGGCGATGAAGCAAACCTATTTAAGAAAGATGGTTATGCTCGCGTTGATATGGGTTTGGCTTACAACCTGAAGTATGATGAGAACCTAGATATTGTTGCTCGCTTTACAGTCGAAAACTTGTTTGACAAAGAGTACCTAGCAGGCGGTGGTTCAACAAGTGAAGTGAACGGTAAAGTGTATGCAGAGAATGTAGTTATTGGCGAAGGTCGCAACTACATGGCTACATTGCAGGTAAAATACTAATCTGCGCCGCATAATAGGGGGAAGGGAGACCTTCCCCCTTTAGTCGTTTGCAAATTTAATAAATTTCGCTAATATGCGTTGTTAATTGTGAATGATAATATTTATCAAATAGAATTTTGGGATTTATTGGAACCTCAATCATAGCGAATGCTTTTGATTGTTAATCTAACTAACTACGATTATGAACCTACTTAAAACCAGTTTAGCTATTCTTATTGCTGCGGCGATCAGCCCAGCATCAGCATCGAATCTCGATACTGCTCAATC is part of the Vibrio ponticus genome and harbors:
- a CDS encoding TonB-dependent siderophore receptor, coding for MFTKSQLALVIGAVLAAPAMAESVQTDEHMVVEGREYGYKADTNSTAMRMEATQLETPGQVAVIGEQLIDEQRASTLGDVLKNDASVSAGGTDRNRERFSLRGFELDSSSGFLRDGHQQWSHYRQPIELLERVEVVKGPSGLLFGKSAPGGLVNMVSKKPTYDTQVNVSQDVGSNDHTRTVVDVSGSLNEAETLRARAVLAKESYSSWREYGDGSKPQTERFVGGLFVDYDINDDVMVSVYHDYTNDDGGVDSGALFIDGKRYGSREHIWDAQWSNIENTVENTGITINANLTDNWSTTTGFNYQSYERHDVESFPDFGKLESDGTVTHGGADRTDKWGFRTAYFDLKGDVEFLGADHQLLFGSNWLGYRYDRYQGSLVAQDVAPGDTVGSPEWNTAKKPTDTYSEYETWGFYAQDMITLNDQWQVLAGVRFDRKVANGVAEEYVSPKFGVIYHPADNGSVYFSYSESFEPQGMVTSGRTVYANDGELLDAATGISYEVGTKWELMDGSLFVSGALFDITQENIILDVETDTANVYERTQDGEQHHRGAELTAQGLVTESLSITGSAMYLDAEITNHATYAGNRPADVPEFAASIWSSYAATENVDMNLGLVYEGSRYGDEANLFKKDGYARVDMGLAYNLKYDENLDIVARFTVENLFDKEYLAGGGSTSEVNGKVYAENVVIGEGRNYMATLQVKY